A stretch of Ascochyta rabiei chromosome 6, complete sequence DNA encodes these proteins:
- a CDS encoding Protein-serine/threonine phosphatase — protein sequence MAENEVDLDSIIDRLLEVRGSRPGKQVQLLETEIRYLCTKAREIFISQPILLELEAPIKICGDIHGQYYDLLRLFEYGGFPPEANYLFLGDYVDRGKQSLETICLLLAYKIKYPENFFVLRGNHECASINRIYGFYDECKRRYNIKLWKTFTDCFNCLPIAAIIDEKIFTMHGGLSPDLNSMEQIRRVMRPTDIPDCGLLCDLLWSDPDKDITGWSENDRGVSFTFGPDVVSRFLQKHDMDLICRAHQVVEDGYEFFSKRQLVTLFSAPNYCGEFDNAGAMMSVDESLLCSFQILKPAEKKQKYVPMLIDSKPSTPRGERA from the exons ATGGCGGAAAACGAGGTAGATCTTGACTCTATCATAGACCGCCTCCTAGAAGTTAGAGGAAGCAGGCCCGGAAAGCAGGTCCAGCTGCTCGAGACTGAGATTCGCTACCTGTGCACCAAGGCGCGAGAGATCTTCATCTCGCAGCCCATTCTCCTCGAGCTCGAGGCGCCAATCAAG ATCTGCGGAGACATTCACGGACAGTACTACGATCTGCTCCGCCTCTTCGAATATGGCGGCTTCCCTCCTGAGGCCAACTACCTTTTCCTCGGTGACTACGTCGACCGTGGCAAGCAGTCTCTAGAGACCATCTGCCTGCTCCTCGCATACAAGATCAAGTATCCCGAGAACTTTTTCGTCCTTCGCGGTAACCACGAGTGCGCCTCAATCAACCGTATCTACGGTTTCTACGACGAGTGCAAGCGGAGATACAACATCAAGCTGTGGAAGACATTTACCGACTGCTTCAACTGCCTGCCGATCGCTGCTATCATCGACGAGAAGATCTTCACTATGCACGGCGGTTTGAGCCCGGACCTGAACTCCATGGAGCAGATCAGGCGAGTCATGCGACCTACTGAT ATTCCTGATTGCGGCCTCCTTTGCGATCTTCTGTGGTCCGACCCCGATAAGGACATCACTGGTTGGAGTGAAAACGATAGAGGTGTCAGCTTCACATTCGGTCCAGACGTCGTATCACGTTTCCTTCAAAAACACGACATGGATCTCATCTGCCGTGCCCATCAGGTCGTGGAAGACGGCTACGAGTTCTTCTCCAAGCGCCAACTCGTTACACTATTCAGTGCGCCAAACTACTGCGGCGAGTTCGATAACGCAGGCGCAATGATGAGCGTCGACGAGAGTCTGCTATGCTCCTTCCAG ATCCTGAAACCTGCCGAGAAGAAACAAAAGTACGTACCCATGTTAATTGACAGCAAACCATCCACGCCTCGTGGCGAAAGAGCTTAA
- a CDS encoding Thioredoxin-dependent peroxiredoxin, protein MSFPAYTPKARVQRPAPAFSGTAVVDGTFEDISLNQYTANKQWLILGFIPMAWTFVCPTEILAFSDRASDFEARGARVVFASTDSEYSLLAWTSASKKDGGLGKVNIPLLSDKNHAISKDYGVLIEEEGIALRGLFLIDPNGVLRQITINDLPVGRSVDEALRLIDAFQFTDKYGEVCPANWNPGMDTIKATPEGIKEYHGKNSDEKMSDAKVPNGTH, encoded by the exons ATGTCTTTCCCCGCCTACACACCCAAGGCCCGCGTGCAGAGGCCTGCGCCCGCCTTCTCTGGCACCGCCGTTGTTGACGGCACCTTCGAGG ATATCAGCCTCAACCAGTACACAGCCAACAAGCAATGGCTTATCCTGGGCTTTATCCCCATGGCCTGGACTTTTGTGTGCCCGACCGAGATCCTCGCCTTCAGCGACCGTGCCTCCGACTTTGAAGCCCGCGGCGCCCGCGTGGTCTTCGCATCCACCGACTCGGAGTACTCGCTGCTCGCATGGACCAGCGCATCCAAGAAGGACGGCGGCCTGGGCAAGGTCAACATCCCGCTGCTGAGCGACAAGAACCACGCCATCAGCAAGGACTACGGCGTGCTGATCGAAGAGGAGGGCATTGCGCTGCGCGGCCTGTTCCTCATCGACCCCAACGGCGTCCTGCGCCAGATCACCATCAACGACCTCCCCGTCGGCCGCAGCGTCGACGAGGCCCTGCGTCTCATCGACGCCTTCCAGTTCACAGACAAGTACGGCGAGGTCTGCCCCGCCAACTGGAACCCGGGCATGGACACCATCAAGGCCACTCCCGAGGGCATCAAGGAGTACCACGGCAAGAACTCGGACGAGAAGATGTCGGACGCAAAGGTCCCCAACGGCACCCACTAG